The Phycisphaeraceae bacterium genome segment GATGTTGATGAAGTCGTGATGTCGGCGCGGATTGCGTGAACGCCACCCGCCCACCGGACTGGAGATGTGCAGCAGCGGCTCGCGGCTCCAGGTGGCCAGCGCGGCGGCGGTGGCTTCCTCGATCGAGAGATCATCCCGCAGGCAGCGGTGGTGATGCACGTCGTACACGAGCGGAATGGACTCGACGCGGCAGAGCTCGAGCAGGTCGGCGGGCGTGTAGGTGACGTCATCGTTCTCCAGCGTCAGCAGCGAACGGGCGTGATCGCTCAGCCGGGCGGCGGCGCGTCGGAAGCGATCGAGCGCGGCGGGCTTGTCGCCGTACCCGCCTCCCGCGTGAATGTTGATCACGTCCGCGCCGATCCACGTCGCCACCATCGCCTGGTATTCGATCTCGGCGATCGAGGCGCTGACCACGCGCTCGTCCGGCGAGGAAAGCACGACGAACTGGTCGGGATGGAACGTGGTGCGGAAGCCGCGCTCGCGGGCGAACGAGCCGCAGGCGCGGAAGGCGGCGACGATGGCGTCGCATCCCGGCAGATCCTCGATTCGGTAGCCGTGCGCGGGATGGGTGATGATCGGCAGCACCTGGCTCACCACGCGGAAGCAGCCGATCCCGTGCGCGTCGCACCACTCCATCGCCTCCAGCAGGGCGGCGGCGTTGTGACGCGCGATGTCGGCCAGTTTCTCCAGCCCGCGCGGTCGGGTCAGGCGGGAAAGGACCGCCGCCGTGGTCGTACGGAAACGAATGGGCACGCCGACGAACTGGCAGCAGAGGCCGAGACGGGTCATGGCGGGGTCGCTCCCTCTCGGTTGCGGCTCGCTCTGCTTCCGCACACCGGCCCGCACGCCGGCTGGATCACGAGACAGGCGATGGGCGGCACCTTACACCCGAGTCAGCTTGCGGTACTTGAGCCGGTGGGGTCGCTCGGCCTCGATGCCCAGCCGCTTGCGCCGATCCTCCTCGTACGCCGAGTAGTTGCCGTTGAACCAGTGGACGTGGGCGTCGCCCTCGAAGGCGAGGATGTGCGTGGCGATGCGGTCGAGGAACCAGCGGTCGTGCGAGATGATGACCGCGCAGCCGGCGAAGTTCTCCAGCGCCTCCTCCAGCCCGCGCATCACGTTCACGTCCAGGTCGTTGGTGGGCTCGTCAAGCAGGATGACGTTGGCCCCGGCCCGCAGCATGCGGGCGAGGTGAACGCGGTTGCGCTCGCCGCCCGAAAGGTTGCCCACGAGTTTCTGCTGATCCGGCCCGACGAAGCCGAACCGCGAGACGAACGCGCGGCTGTTGACCTTCATCTGGCCGAGCATGATCTCATCGTCGCCGTCGCTGATGGCCTCCCACACGTTCTTGCTGTCGGGCAGGGTGTCGCGCGTCTGCTCGACGTAGGCGAGCTTGACGGTATCGCCCACGCGGAACTCGCCGGAGTCGGGCTTGTCCAGCCCGGTGATCATGCGGAAGAGCGTGGTCTTGCCCGCGCCGTTGGGACCGATGACGCCGATGATGCCGCCGGGAGGCAGCGAGAAGGAGAGGTCTTCCATCAGCAGGTTGTCGCCGAACGCCTTGGAGACGTTCCTGGCCTCGATGACGAGGTTGCCCAGCCGCGGACCGGGGGGGATGAAGATCTCGATCTCGCGGGC includes the following:
- the uvsE gene encoding UV DNA damage repair endonuclease UvsE, giving the protein MTRLGLCCQFVGVPIRFRTTTAAVLSRLTRPRGLEKLADIARHNAAALLEAMEWCDAHGIGCFRVVSQVLPIITHPAHGYRIEDLPGCDAIVAAFRACGSFARERGFRTTFHPDQFVVLSSPDERVVSASIAEIEYQAMVATWIGADVINIHAGGGYGDKPAALDRFRRAAARLSDHARSLLTLENDDVTYTPADLLELCRVESIPLVYDVHHHRCLRDDLSIEEATAAALATWSREPLLHISSPVGGWRSRNPRRHHDFINITDFPACWRGLNVTIEVEAKKKEKAVLRLKRQLEPPPTSVPHREITKRPWSRPRRPRPPTHR